In the Plodia interpunctella isolate USDA-ARS_2022_Savannah chromosome 6, ilPloInte3.2, whole genome shotgun sequence genome, one interval contains:
- the LOC128670920 gene encoding uncharacterized protein LOC128670920: MQSTSKSGGPENCAGCKKSLLKKEHLRCIACKAAYDILCLNISSERYRSFYSANSERKNNWKCPECLSKIPKQGNLNTPVRANPPSSISTEDVLDIESPIDNENVTLRSRSTKTTVNESLLLYDLKDETESSPNSSNYVKVFAEEMRAMRQELSRMCDKITSFTDAINTRMDRLEQRVTVIENRKSELESCKIQELESTVSQLQRELQDREQEALGSDIEIASLPEVKNENSIHVILTVAKKLGVDLEERDVVHAQRMGPAAAAPAPGGEEAAERARPRPLVARLARRATRDALLRAVRVRRGVTTEGMNLQERAPFRSFFVNERLTKRNRQLFQRVREAAKRMHWKFVWTREGKVYARKEQGKASVRLRCDKDIIEVFGDCTVGPT; encoded by the coding sequence ATGCAGTCAACATCTAAATCTGGTGGACCAGAAAATTGTGCAGGATGTAAAAAATCACTGTTAAAGAAGGAACACCTTCGCTGTATCGCTTGCAAAGCAGCATATGATATTCTATGTTTGAATATAAGCAGTGAACGATATCGCTCATTCTATTCTGCTAACTCAGAACGTAAGAATAATTGGAAATGTCCTGAATGCCTAAGCAAAATCCCGAAACAGGGAAACCTGAATACACCCGTTCGTGCGAATCCACCAAGCAGCATTAGTACCGAGGACGTTCTTGATATTGAGTCCCCTATTGACaatgaaaatgtaacattACGAAGCAGGTCCACCAAAACAACTGTGAACGAGTCTTTACTATTGTATGACCTAAAAGACGAAACTGAAAGCTCACCAAATTCTTCGAATTATGTAAAGGTTTTTGCGGAAGAAATGCGTGCGATGCGACAGGAATTAAGTCGGATGTGCGACAAAATTACCAGTTTTACAGATGCAATAAATACGCGAATGGATAGATTGGAGCAAAGAGTAACTGTGATTGAGAACAGAAAAAGTGAACTAGAGAGTTGTAAGATACAGGAGCTAGAAAGCACAGTATCACAGTTACAGAGGGAGTTACAAGATCGCGAACAGGAAGCGCTAGGAAGCGACATTGAGATCGCGAGTCTTCCTGAAGTAAAGAATGAAAATTCGATACACGTTATCTTGACCGTGGCGAAAAAACTTGGTGTTGACCTAGAGGAACGTGATGTGGTGCACGCTCAGCGTATGGGACCTGCTGcagcggcgccggcgccgggcGGCGAGGAAGCGGCCGAGCGCGCGCGCCCCCGCCCGCTCGTCGCGCGTCTGGCTCGCCGCGCTACCCGCGACGCTCTGCTGCGTGCCGTGCGCGTTCGCCGAGGAGTTACTACCGAGGGAATGAATCTGCAAGAACGAGCGCCTTTTCGctctttttttgttaatgaGAGACTCACAAAACGTAACCGGCAACTGTTCCAAAGAGTACGAGAAGCCGCAAAGCGTATGCACTGGAAGTTCGTATGGACAAGAGAGGGTAAAGTCTATGCAAGGAAGGAGCAAGGGAAGGCGAGTGTACGACTTCGTTGTGACAAGGACATTATTGAGGTTTTTGGGGACTGCACTGTTGGTcctacttaa